In the Candidatus Sulfotelmatobacter sp. genome, one interval contains:
- a CDS encoding FdhF/YdeP family oxidoreductase has product MTSSGGRFRLRDLIPFGPARHPRPRPFLEMAQIAWDNRDNLGYAWRILNHGVCDGCSLGPRGLRDDVIDGVHLCMTRLKLLRLNTMGPVPEERLRDLAGLRSLSNEELHRLGRLPFPMIHRAGSDRLHRLSWDEAMGIAAETLADTPGERLGFFATSRGVVNETYYAFTKAARLLGSNHVDLCARLCHAASVSGLKDTLGVPAPTCSLSDMIGADLVVILGSHLANNQPVTMKYLTYAKRKGTRIAVVNPMREPGLERYWVPSDWASAIFGTRLMDEFFQVSVGGDIAFMNGVLRALIERDAVDAEFVRRHTTGFEEVKAHVLGTPWETLERLSGLTRADMERLAGLLARARTCVFVYSMGLTQHRFGVDNVKALVNLALARGMLGREKCGIMPIRGHSGVQGGGECGVDPDKLPGGFEVANRQDRARFEALWGAPLPAHKGYRTLQMLEAAHDGEIEFLYSLGGNLLETMPDRAYMDRALSRVKLRVHQDIVLNTSALLSGPAVLLLPAQTRYETPGGGTATSTERRIRYTPEIAGPRIPEALPEWEIPVRFARAVRPSLAASFPWRGTADIRAEMANAMPIYAGIEALEREGQWVQWGGARLFTDGFTRMPEGRARFTAVRIPEISIPPGWFYMSTRRGKQFNSMSHGERDYLVGSVTRRDVLIHPDDAIELGLKAGDEVQLRSETGVWIGLTRPAPMKRRHVQTYWPEANVLIPRRFDPVSGEPDYNALVVLEPVRSIPGMRPLPAHEPAAAKSVREPAPALVRSHPEGA; this is encoded by the coding sequence ATGACCTCGAGCGGCGGCCGTTTCCGCCTTCGCGACCTGATCCCGTTCGGCCCCGCACGCCATCCGCGCCCTCGCCCGTTTCTCGAGATGGCCCAGATCGCCTGGGACAATCGCGACAACCTCGGCTACGCCTGGCGCATCCTCAATCACGGCGTCTGCGACGGGTGCTCGCTGGGACCACGCGGGTTGCGCGACGACGTCATCGACGGCGTCCATCTGTGCATGACGAGGCTCAAGCTCCTGCGGCTGAACACCATGGGTCCGGTCCCCGAGGAGCGGCTGCGCGATCTCGCCGGACTGCGCTCGCTCTCGAATGAAGAGCTGCATCGGCTGGGCCGGCTGCCGTTCCCGATGATCCATCGAGCGGGCAGCGACCGTCTGCACCGTCTGTCGTGGGACGAGGCGATGGGCATCGCGGCCGAGACGCTCGCCGACACGCCCGGCGAGCGCCTGGGCTTCTTCGCGACCTCGCGCGGCGTGGTCAACGAAACCTACTACGCGTTCACCAAGGCGGCGCGGCTCCTCGGCTCGAACCACGTGGACCTCTGCGCGCGCCTCTGCCACGCGGCGAGCGTCTCGGGGCTCAAGGACACGCTCGGCGTGCCGGCGCCCACCTGCTCGCTCTCGGACATGATCGGCGCGGACCTCGTGGTGATCCTCGGCTCGCACCTCGCCAACAATCAACCGGTCACCATGAAATATCTGACCTACGCCAAGCGCAAGGGAACGCGCATCGCCGTGGTGAATCCGATGCGCGAGCCTGGCCTCGAGCGCTACTGGGTGCCGAGCGACTGGGCTTCCGCGATCTTCGGCACGCGCCTGATGGACGAATTCTTTCAGGTGTCGGTGGGTGGCGACATCGCGTTCATGAACGGCGTCCTGCGGGCCCTGATCGAAAGGGACGCAGTGGACGCCGAGTTCGTGAGGCGCCACACCACCGGATTCGAGGAGGTGAAGGCCCACGTGCTCGGCACGCCCTGGGAGACGCTCGAGCGGCTCTCGGGCCTCACGCGCGCCGATATGGAGCGCCTGGCCGGCTTGCTGGCGCGCGCGCGGACGTGCGTGTTCGTGTACAGCATGGGTCTCACTCAGCATCGCTTCGGCGTGGACAACGTGAAGGCGCTCGTCAATCTGGCGCTCGCCCGCGGCATGCTGGGCCGCGAAAAGTGCGGCATCATGCCGATTCGCGGCCACTCCGGCGTTCAGGGCGGCGGGGAGTGCGGCGTGGATCCCGACAAGCTGCCCGGCGGCTTCGAGGTGGCGAATCGGCAGGACCGCGCGCGATTCGAGGCGCTGTGGGGCGCGCCTCTGCCGGCGCACAAGGGCTATCGCACCCTGCAGATGCTCGAGGCCGCGCACGATGGCGAGATCGAATTTCTGTACTCGCTGGGCGGCAATTTGCTCGAGACGATGCCGGATCGCGCCTACATGGATCGGGCGCTCTCCCGCGTGAAACTGCGCGTCCATCAGGACATCGTGCTCAACACCTCGGCGCTGCTGTCCGGGCCGGCGGTGCTGCTTCTTCCCGCGCAGACCCGCTACGAGACCCCCGGCGGCGGCACCGCCACCAGCACCGAGCGACGCATCCGTTACACGCCCGAGATCGCGGGCCCGAGGATCCCCGAGGCGCTTCCCGAATGGGAGATCCCGGTGCGCTTCGCGCGCGCGGTGCGCCCGTCGCTGGCCGCATCGTTTCCGTGGCGCGGCACCGCCGATATTCGAGCCGAGATGGCGAATGCCATGCCGATCTACGCGGGGATCGAGGCGCTCGAGCGGGAAGGGCAGTGGGTGCAGTGGGGCGGCGCGCGCCTGTTCACCGACGGCTTCACCCGCATGCCCGAGGGCCGCGCACGCTTCACCGCCGTTCGCATCCCCGAGATCTCGATTCCACCGGGCTGGTTCTACATGAGTACGCGGCGCGGAAAGCAGTTCAACAGCATGAGTCATGGCGAGCGCGACTATCTGGTGGGCAGCGTCACGCGACGCGACGTGTTGATCCATCCCGATGACGCCATCGAGCTGGGACTCAAGGCCGGCGACGAGGTGCAGCTGCGTTCGGAGACCGGGGTCTGGATCGGCCTCACGCGCCCGGCGCCCATGAAA